The Mucilaginibacter mallensis genome has a segment encoding these proteins:
- a CDS encoding tetratricopeptide repeat protein, translating to MQMSRLEKLLEFIKNEPEDEFLKYALATEYLRLNDTAKALEYYEDLVNNHPGYVGTYYHLGKLYEALNRKEDAIATYEKGMKTAREKRDNHALSELQAVYNELAGVEDDDDDY from the coding sequence ATGCAGATGAGCAGATTAGAGAAGCTACTGGAGTTTATTAAAAATGAGCCTGAAGACGAGTTTTTAAAGTATGCGCTGGCTACAGAATACCTTCGCCTTAATGATACCGCAAAGGCGCTTGAATACTATGAAGACCTGGTAAATAATCACCCTGGTTATGTGGGTACTTATTACCATTTAGGTAAGTTATATGAGGCGCTTAACCGTAAGGAAGATGCCATTGCCACCTATGAAAAGGGGATGAAAACCGCACGTGAAAAACGGGACAATCATGCATTATCAGAATTGCAGGCGGTTTATAATGAACTGGCAGGAGTTGAGGACGACGATGATGACTACTAG